A segment of the Sphingobacterium oryzagri genome:
TGCTTGTTTTTTTATAATCTTGCATAAAGATGCAGTGTTTTTTGACAAACCTTATAATAAACGCATGATAAACAGACGGGATTTTATCCGAAACGGTAGTCTACTGGTTGGCGCAACTGCTGTAGCAGGTGATCTTTTGGCGCAGCGCCATGAAAATGAAGTGAAAAAGATTAAGGTTGGGCTGGTCGGCTGCGGCGGCCGGGGTACGGGCGCCATTTTTCAAGCGTTAGATGCAGATCCGCAGGTGTATGTCACCGCGCTGGCCGATATTTTTGAAGACAATTTGGCCAACACACTAGCGGCGCTTAAAGGGAAGTATGGCGATCGTATCGACGTAAGTGAAAAGACATCATTTATTGGTTTCGATGCTTATGAACGATTGATCAAGTCGGATGTAGACGTGGTGCTATTGTGCACACCGCCTAATTTTCGGCCGCCACAGCTCAGCATGGCTATCCGTGAGGGCAAACATGTATTTTGTGAAAAGCCCGTTGCAATAGATATTCCCGGCTTGCATGAAGTAGAAGCTGCTATCAAGTTGGCTAAGGAGAAAAAGTTATGTGTGGTGAGTGGCTTTTGTTTTCGCTATTCCTTTCCAAACCGTACATTGATAACACGGCTTCATGAAGGTGCTGTGGGCGATATTAAATCCATTTCTACTTTCCGTCATGGTGGTGAGCTGAGCTATAAAGAGCGTCAACCCAATTGGAGCGATTTAGAAGAACAACTGCGAAATTGGTATTATTATCAACGCTATTCGGGTGATATGATTGTCGAACAAACCATTCATAGTTTAGATTACATGTCCTGGATATTAAATAATGAATTGCCAGAGAAAGTAACGGCTACGGGCGGCCGGCAAAGCAGGCCATGGAATAAATTTGGTAATGTGTACGATCATTTCACCGTAGAATATGCTTACGGAAATGGTTTTCGCGGCTTTCACTTTGGTCGCCAACAGAATGGAACGACACCGCGCAACACGGTGGAGGTGATGGGCACCAAGGGCTACGCCAATGTCGCCTTAAACAGCAGTTACGAAATTCTTGGTGAGCAGCCCTGGAAAAATAAAGACCGATTAAACAACATGTATCAAACCCAGCATGATGAGCTTTTTAAGGCAATTCGGGAAGGTGTGGTGCTCAACGATGGTGATTTTATGGTAAAATCCACCCTGTTGGCTATTTGGGGTCGGCTTTCAGCTTACTCAGGCAAGTCTATTGGTTACGATGAGGTGATTAATTCGAAAGAACGCTTAGGTCCATCAATCGAAGATTACCACTGGGATATGAAAGTCGATGATTTGACGATTGCACGTCCAGGAGTTTATAAATTGTCTTAAGCATGAAAAAGATACGTGTACTCGTCGTAGGCTGTGGCAATATGGGCGCATCACATGCCGCAGCTTACCATCAGTTAGATGAGTTCGAGATTGTCGGTTTGGTATCGCGCGGCGATAGCAAGCATCAGGTCAATGCCGTTCTGCAGACTGATTATCCGGTTTTCGATCAATATGAAGAGGCTTTACGCATCAGTCAGCCTGATGCCGTATGCATTGCTACTTATCCCGATACGCACGAATCATACTGCTTGCAAGCCTTTGCTGCGGGCGCAGATGTATTCGTCGAGAAACCTGTAGCCGATAGTGTCACTGGCGCCGAACGCGTAATCGACGCGGCCAAGAAGAGTCAACGGAAATTGGTTGTCGGGTACATCCTGCGTCATCATCCATCTTGGATAAAATTTATAGAAAAAGGTCGGGAATTGGGTACGCCACTGGTTTTTCGCATGAATCTGAACCAGCAAAGTCAAGGCTATATGTGGGATGTACATCGCAACCTGATGAAAAGCCTGAGTCCTATTGTAGATTGTGGTGTACATTACATCGACGTGATGTGCCAGATGACCGACGCACAGCCTTTGCAGGTTTCAGCGATTGGCGCGCGATTGACAGCCGATATACCTGCGGATAATTACAACTACGGACAGTTGCAGATTCGTTTTGAGGACGGTTCGGTAGGCTGGTATGAGGCCGGTTGGGGACCGATGATGAGTGAAACCGCGTTTTTTGTGAAAGACGTGATCGGTCCGCGTGGTGCCGTATCTATCGTCGCTAACAAAGCTGCCGCCAGTGGAAATTCTGATTCGGTTGCTGCACATACGCAAACCGAATCAATCCGTGTGCACCATGCCGAAATTGATGCACAAAATCAATTTGTAAAAAAGGATGAGTGGATTAACCTGGACGACGAACCCGATCATCACGCGCTGTGCGTGCGGGAGCAGCAATTTTTCTACCGCGCTATAAACGAAAATATAGATCTTTCAAAATCTATGGAAGACGCCTTAAATAGCCTGCGCATAGCCTTTGCTTGCGATGAGTCTGTGCGAAAGGGAACGATAGTAACTTTGTAGCGCCTTTTAAGCTTACAGTTGCATAATGGTAAAAGCTGTACGCCTATTTAACTGTCTGCCAGCTGCCGTAGTGTTGTCAGCTATCGGCTTGCTGGCGCCATAACCTTTTGTTGATAATCTGCCTGCGGAAATACCTTGGCTTTCCAAATAGAATTTTACCGAAGCCGCGCGCTTTTCGGAAAGTAGCTGGTTGGTTTGCTCGTTGCCTGTATTATCCGTGTGGCCAGCAATTTCGATATGCAGGCTCGCATGTTGTTGGAGAAAGTCCGCCAGCAGCTGTAGGTCGGCAGTCGACTCCGGCAAGAGTTCGTGCTGATTGACGCCAAAATAAACATTGTTTAAGGTGCTGGTCGCACCTTTTTTCATGGCATGGAGGCGTATTTCGGTCTCAAATTTTTCATCAGTAAATTCTGGATCATCCAATGCGTATTGCAGCGTGGTAAAAAGGTAGCCTTTGCACTGTATCTGAAACGCGTAATTATGACCAATGGGCAATGTGGCGAGAAAAGTACCATCTACGGGATCACTGCTATCCAGAAAAACTGTTTTACCATTGCGCGTGTTGACTATCGTGATCGTGGCATCCAACGGGTGATTGTCGTCGGCATCGCTTACGTGGCCAGCTACGTAAGCCACCGGATCAGGCTGCAACGGCTGCGCTACCATAAAGCGGTAGATGTCAAGATTGCCACTGCTGTCTTGTGCTGAAAGGTGACCAATCTTTCCGTTCATGCTGACGTGAAGCGACGTTTGGTCACGAAAATCATTCACGTCATTACCCATATTGATCGGATTTGACCATTGTTGAAGGCTGTCTAGCTGACTGAAGAAGATATCTTTTCGGCCGAAGCCCGGCCAACCGTCTGAAGCGAAATAAAGGGTGCGGTTATCGGCGTGAATATAAGGCGCGACTTCATCAAAGGGGGTATTGATCTGCGGACCTAAATTTTTCGGAACAGACCAATTGCCGTCGTCCTTTAAGCTACTGCTATAAATATCGTAACCGCCCAAACCACCAGCTCGATTGCTCACGAAATAAAGTGTCTTGCCGTCGGCCGAGATGGCAGGTTGCGCTTCCCAGCCTTTGCTGTTGATGGGCGCACCGAGGTTGTGCGGCTGGCTCCACTGACCATCTAACTTTTTTGAAACATAGATATCACAGCTTCCTAAGCCGTTTGGCCAATTACAGCCCGTAAAAAAAAGATACTTACCATCGGGCGAGATGCAGTGCGCACCTTCGTTAAAGTCTTTGGAGTTGATCGCACCAACAAGCATTTCCGCTTCGCTCCAGCCTGTATCTACCAATTTACTTTCGTAAAAATTCTCTTGATTATCCGTTTTTCTCGTAAAGATGATGGTACGATTATCAGCCGTTAACTTTGGGAAATATTCGTCGTTTTGTGTATTAACCGTGCTTTCCAGGCGCTGCAGCACATCGGTTCTTGGTTGCACATGCTGTAGCGCATAACGACAGTTAGCCAGATAACTGTCGATCAATCTTTGGCTGCTGGGCGAGGGGCTAATACGTTGCTGATAGGATTCTAAAGCTTGCTGCGCAGTGCTGTAATGACCTGAAAAAAGCAAGGATTCGCCCAGTGCAAAGTAGGTGAGCGGCGTAAGATTAGGATCGAGTTGTAGTACTTTCTGATAATTAGCAGCCGCTTCCTCATATCGCTGTTGCTTGCGCAGTATATCACCCAGCTGCTGGTAAGCCGTTGCGAATGAAGCGTCATAGCTAATAGCCAACAGCAGGTGCTGTTGAGCTTGATCCAGTTGATTCAGGCGGAGTGACTCGCCCGCTGCGATATAAGCGGCTTGCGCGCGCTTGTTGGGCGATGGTTTTTGTCCATACGCTGCGACCAAACAAAGAAACAGTGCTATGCAAAGGTAATATCTTACACGGGCCATATGGAGAGCTTTATTGTAAAACAAAAATAGAAAAATATGTGATTGCCACAACGGCCCATCACGCTGCATCGCATAATTGTTCGTTGGCTCTCATATATCTACCTACAAAAGTTTCGCAAGATCGCCCGTCAACTTCCCTTTTCGTCATTAACATTTCATTAACAAGTCATTAAGAATCCGTTTACAAGTTCTGCACATTTAATCTCTTAATTTTACACTAATTAACATCGATTAACACCTATGAAGAGACTAGCTAACAAAAACGATCGAAAAAAAATGGATCATTAACTAAAACGTTTTATTGAATTTTTAATCTGCATAAATTTTGGTGTTACGCTGTAATTCCAGGATAAACCAATATCATTTAATCATGAATAAACTTTACAATTCAACGATTGGCCAAGACAAGAATAGTTTTTGGCGAATCACAAGCACCATGATCGTGCTATTGCTTCTTTCCGTGATCTCGGTCCCCGTGTTTGCACAATCAACGACGATTACCGGTGTGGTAAGCAGCGCTACCGATCAATCTCCTTTAGTAGGGGTTACCGTACGGATTAAAGGCGGCGATACAGCCACGAGTACGGATCAAAACGGAAGTTTTTCTATTCAAGCGGCCACTGGAGATATTCTACAGTTTAGCTACATCGCATTTTTACCAGAAGAGGTCAAAATCGGCAATGCTAATCGACTTCAAGTCGTGATGCGGTCAGATAGCCGTAGTATGGAAGAAGTCGTAGTAGTGGGGTTTGGTACGGCAAGAAAAAGTGAAATCACGGCCGCGTCGACTAACATCAAAGCAGAAGATTTTCGTCAAGGAGCAGCACGAAATGCGATGGATTTATTGCAAGGTAAAGTGGCCGGATTGCAGGTTTCCAGAAGTGGATCCAATCCGAATACAGGCGTTGCATTACAGCTGCGCGGTGTCACGTCTATTTCAGGAACAAATTCACCGCTTGTCGTTATTGATGGTATCCCAGGCGGTAATTTAGACCTGTTGCAACAAGCCGATATCGAGTCGATCAACGTACTAAAAGACGGTTCCGCAGCAGCAATTTACGGTACACAAGCCAACGGTGGCGTTATTTTGGTCACGACAAAAAAAGGAGCGCCAGGTAAAACACGCTTCGATTATTCTACATACATCAACAAAGATTTCCTGCAACGCGAGCCTGATTTTCTTTCCGCTGATGAATTCCGCCAGAAAATTGACGAAGGATTCATGGCGGAGACACAAGATTTTGGTGCAAATGTGAATGCTATCGACGAGATGGTAAAAAAGAATAATTTTAGTCAATACCACACCTTGGCCATTTCAGGTGGTGGAGAAAACAATAATTTTAGAGCTAGTACTTATTACCGCGACTTGCAAAGTATTGCCAAGGAAAATGGGCGTACGGAGTACGGTGTGCGTGCTAATTTCAATGGTAAGGGTTTAGACGATCGATTGACCACGCAGGTAGATTTTGTCACCAACCTGAACAACGCCAATCTTTTAGGCGGTGGCGGATGGGAATGGGCGTATACGCGTAACCCGACGTTGCCAATAAAGAACGAAGACGGATCTTGGTTTTACGACCAGACCTCGACAAACCAGGTCGCGCGTTTATACGAAGAGCATAGCCGACGTCAGCAACAGACGACGACAATTTCCGGAACGGTAGGCTACGAGATTATTAAAGATTTAAAATTTAATATGTTCGGGTCTATGCAGCGAAATTCTTGGGTAGACGGTTACTACGCTACGTTAAACTCCGAGCCGGCATTTAAGGACGAACGTAAATTAACCGGATCAGCTAGCCAATCTACCGTGTTAGAGTTTAAATACGCTTTTGAACCGACGATATCGTTCAATAGAATTATCAATGACGTGCACTCGTTCAATGCTGTAGCCGGCTATAGTTACCGGTACGATGTAAACCAAGGGTTTAACGCCGCCAATAGAGGTTTCCAGAATGACGTTTTTGAAGAAAATAATATGGGGGCTGGTACGGCATTGACGTTGGGTTATGCCGGCATTGGGAGTTACAAAAACGACAACAAGATTATAGGTTTTCTAGGACGTTTGATCTACTCTTTCGATAGTAAATATACCATTCAAGGTACTTTTCGCCGTGATGGATCATCTCGTTTCGGCGCGAATAATAAATGGGGTAATTTCGGATCCTTAGGTGCTGCGTGGAATATTTCTTCGGAAGATTTTATGCAAAATGTCACTTTTGTGAATGACTTAAAACTTCGTGCGAGTTACGGGGTGACGGGTAACCAGGATATTCCGAATTATCGTTCACTCGTTACGCTTGGTACGGGCAATAATTACATCTATCCTGATGGGGTTTGGCGCCAGACTTACGGTCCGGATAGAAACCCAAATCCAAACTTGCGTTGGGAGACAAAAAGTGAATACAACGCGGGCGTTGACTTTATGTTGTTTGATGGACGCCTTGGTGGTGCGATTGATGTGTACAAAAGGATTACCAAAGATTTGTTAGGTAATTACACTTCGCAACAACCGCCGTTTATCCGCAATTTTATCTTTACCAACGTAGGTCAGATTTCATCACGAGGTGTGGAGTTGACACTAAATGCTATTCCGGTGCGCAATGAAAACGTAACGTGGACGATTGACCTTATCGGTAGCAGCAACAGAAATCGTATGGATAGTTTCTCAAACGATACGTTTAAGGCAGATGCGAATGACTATGGAAGCATTGGTGGTGCAGGCGCTTTGGGAAATGCGATACGTACGTTTGAAGGCGGTCGTATAGGCGATTTTTATGGTAAACGTTTCGCTGGTTTCTCGGAGGATGGCAAATGGCTCTTTTACAAAAGAGATGGATCTGTCGTTCCGTTTAACGAGATCAACGACTCCAGAACAGATTTGGAAAATACAGACTTAG
Coding sequences within it:
- a CDS encoding Gfo/Idh/MocA family protein is translated as MINRRDFIRNGSLLVGATAVAGDLLAQRHENEVKKIKVGLVGCGGRGTGAIFQALDADPQVYVTALADIFEDNLANTLAALKGKYGDRIDVSEKTSFIGFDAYERLIKSDVDVVLLCTPPNFRPPQLSMAIREGKHVFCEKPVAIDIPGLHEVEAAIKLAKEKKLCVVSGFCFRYSFPNRTLITRLHEGAVGDIKSISTFRHGGELSYKERQPNWSDLEEQLRNWYYYQRYSGDMIVEQTIHSLDYMSWILNNELPEKVTATGGRQSRPWNKFGNVYDHFTVEYAYGNGFRGFHFGRQQNGTTPRNTVEVMGTKGYANVALNSSYEILGEQPWKNKDRLNNMYQTQHDELFKAIREGVVLNDGDFMVKSTLLAIWGRLSAYSGKSIGYDEVINSKERLGPSIEDYHWDMKVDDLTIARPGVYKLS
- a CDS encoding Gfo/Idh/MocA family protein, with protein sequence MKKIRVLVVGCGNMGASHAAAYHQLDEFEIVGLVSRGDSKHQVNAVLQTDYPVFDQYEEALRISQPDAVCIATYPDTHESYCLQAFAAGADVFVEKPVADSVTGAERVIDAAKKSQRKLVVGYILRHHPSWIKFIEKGRELGTPLVFRMNLNQQSQGYMWDVHRNLMKSLSPIVDCGVHYIDVMCQMTDAQPLQVSAIGARLTADIPADNYNYGQLQIRFEDGSVGWYEAGWGPMMSETAFFVKDVIGPRGAVSIVANKAAASGNSDSVAAHTQTESIRVHHAEIDAQNQFVKKDEWINLDDEPDHHALCVREQQFFYRAINENIDLSKSMEDALNSLRIAFACDESVRKGTIVTL
- a CDS encoding OmpA family protein — protein: MARVRYYLCIALFLCLVAAYGQKPSPNKRAQAAYIAAGESLRLNQLDQAQQHLLLAISYDASFATAYQQLGDILRKQQRYEEAAANYQKVLQLDPNLTPLTYFALGESLLFSGHYSTAQQALESYQQRISPSPSSQRLIDSYLANCRYALQHVQPRTDVLQRLESTVNTQNDEYFPKLTADNRTIIFTRKTDNQENFYESKLVDTGWSEAEMLVGAINSKDFNEGAHCISPDGKYLFFTGCNWPNGLGSCDIYVSKKLDGQWSQPHNLGAPINSKGWEAQPAISADGKTLYFVSNRAGGLGGYDIYSSSLKDDGNWSVPKNLGPQINTPFDEVAPYIHADNRTLYFASDGWPGFGRKDIFFSQLDSLQQWSNPINMGNDVNDFRDQTSLHVSMNGKIGHLSAQDSSGNLDIYRFMVAQPLQPDPVAYVAGHVSDADDNHPLDATITIVNTRNGKTVFLDSSDPVDGTFLATLPIGHNYAFQIQCKGYLFTTLQYALDDPEFTDEKFETEIRLHAMKKGATSTLNNVYFGVNQHELLPESTADLQLLADFLQQHASLHIEIAGHTDNTGNEQTNQLLSEKRAASVKFYLESQGISAGRLSTKGYGASKPIADNTTAAGRQLNRRTAFTIMQL
- a CDS encoding SusC/RagA family TonB-linked outer membrane protein, which codes for MNKLYNSTIGQDKNSFWRITSTMIVLLLLSVISVPVFAQSTTITGVVSSATDQSPLVGVTVRIKGGDTATSTDQNGSFSIQAATGDILQFSYIAFLPEEVKIGNANRLQVVMRSDSRSMEEVVVVGFGTARKSEITAASTNIKAEDFRQGAARNAMDLLQGKVAGLQVSRSGSNPNTGVALQLRGVTSISGTNSPLVVIDGIPGGNLDLLQQADIESINVLKDGSAAAIYGTQANGGVILVTTKKGAPGKTRFDYSTYINKDFLQREPDFLSADEFRQKIDEGFMAETQDFGANVNAIDEMVKKNNFSQYHTLAISGGGENNNFRASTYYRDLQSIAKENGRTEYGVRANFNGKGLDDRLTTQVDFVTNLNNANLLGGGGWEWAYTRNPTLPIKNEDGSWFYDQTSTNQVARLYEEHSRRQQQTTTISGTVGYEIIKDLKFNMFGSMQRNSWVDGYYATLNSEPAFKDERKLTGSASQSTVLEFKYAFEPTISFNRIINDVHSFNAVAGYSYRYDVNQGFNAANRGFQNDVFEENNMGAGTALTLGYAGIGSYKNDNKIIGFLGRLIYSFDSKYTIQGTFRRDGSSRFGANNKWGNFGSLGAAWNISSEDFMQNVTFVNDLKLRASYGVTGNQDIPNYRSLVTLGTGNNYIYPDGVWRQTYGPDRNPNPNLRWETKSEYNAGVDFMLFDGRLGGAIDVYKRITKDLLGNYTSQQPPFIRNFIFTNVGQISSRGVELTLNAIPVRNENVTWTIDLIGSSNRNRMDSFSNDTFKADANDYGSIGGAGALGNAIRTFEGGRIGDFYGKRFAGFSEDGKWLFYKRDGSVVPFNEINDSRTDLENTDLAVLGNAIPKYYLSINSTVRYKNFDFRIFFRGRFDYDILNTMQLTYGNRRTLPNNVLHDAFDKHADLDDTYMYSDYYLESGSHLKLDELTLGYTFKLNSERVRNLRIYATGTNLALFTKYTGNDPEFIGDTGLGPGIDNRGMFPNTRSLLMGLNIGF